A genome region from Geodermatophilus bullaregiensis includes the following:
- a CDS encoding CheR family methyltransferase, whose protein sequence is MTLTTTRFDWVRQLVHRESAIVLAPGKEYLVEARLLPVARTMGLADVDQLVDTVRSRPRPDDTRRIVEALTTNETSWFRDGDPFTALTSTVVPSLTAARGPAERLQIWSAACSSGQEAYTVAMLLEDALPNAASRVSITATDISREMVERTRAGRFSQLEVNRGLPAPMLVRHFTRAGSEWEVSPTLRRMVSARECNLAAPLPRMGPFDVVYLRNVLIYFDLPTKQAILRRVRELMRPDGWLFLGAAETTLGVDDSWSRVVVGRSSAYRPLKGA, encoded by the coding sequence ATGACCCTCACCACCACCCGCTTCGACTGGGTGCGCCAGCTGGTCCACCGGGAGAGCGCGATCGTCCTCGCGCCCGGCAAGGAGTACCTCGTGGAGGCCCGGCTCCTGCCCGTCGCCCGCACGATGGGCCTGGCCGACGTCGACCAGCTGGTCGACACCGTCCGCAGCCGGCCCCGTCCGGACGACACCCGCCGGATCGTCGAGGCGCTGACCACGAACGAGACGTCGTGGTTCCGCGACGGCGACCCGTTCACCGCGCTGACCTCCACGGTCGTGCCCTCGCTGACCGCCGCGCGCGGCCCGGCCGAGCGGCTGCAGATCTGGTCGGCGGCCTGCTCCAGCGGCCAGGAGGCCTACACGGTCGCCATGCTGCTGGAGGACGCGCTGCCCAACGCCGCCTCGCGGGTGTCGATCACCGCCACCGACATCTCGCGCGAGATGGTCGAGCGCACCCGGGCCGGCCGGTTCAGCCAGCTCGAGGTCAACCGCGGCCTGCCCGCGCCGATGCTGGTCCGCCACTTCACGCGGGCCGGCAGCGAGTGGGAGGTCTCGCCCACGCTGCGCCGCATGGTCAGCGCCCGGGAGTGCAACCTGGCCGCCCCGCTGCCGCGGATGGGCCCCTTCGACGTCGTGTACCTGCGCAACGTCCTCATCTACTTCGACCTGCCGACCAAGCAGGCGATCCTCCGCCGGGTGCGCGAGCTCATGCGCCCCGACGGGTGGCTGTTCCTCGGTGCCGCCGAGACCACTCTCGGCGTCGACGACTCCTGGAGCCGCGTCGTCGTCGGACGCAGCTCCGCCTACCGCCCGCTGAAGGGGGCATGA
- a CDS encoding chemotaxis protein CheX, translating to MSSATGTGPRRRASDRSPSITALIDEGTVQEITEQAWLALVGEDEVLVPLPAPLPADTLSSWVEIVGPWDGSVVLTCGRDTAQELTRALLGAHAPEVLEDEDVHDALGELANVVGGNVKAVLPGPSVLGLPEVGTTPPPGREEDTCRVDVLWRGSPLTVRVQSVLAEQENEVPL from the coding sequence GTGAGCTCCGCGACCGGCACCGGGCCGCGCCGCCGCGCGTCCGACCGCTCGCCGTCGATCACCGCGCTGATCGACGAGGGGACGGTCCAGGAGATCACCGAGCAGGCGTGGCTGGCCCTGGTCGGCGAGGACGAGGTGCTCGTCCCGCTGCCCGCGCCGCTGCCCGCCGACACGCTCAGCTCGTGGGTCGAGATCGTCGGCCCCTGGGACGGCTCCGTCGTCCTCACCTGCGGCCGCGACACCGCACAGGAGCTGACCCGCGCCCTGCTGGGGGCGCACGCCCCCGAGGTGCTCGAGGACGAGGACGTCCACGACGCCCTGGGCGAGCTGGCCAACGTCGTCGGCGGCAACGTCAAGGCCGTCCTCCCCGGCCCGTCGGTCCTCGGCCTGCCCGAGGTCGGCACGACCCCACCCCCCGGCCGCGAGGAAGACACCTGCCGCGTCGACGTCCTGTGGCGCGGCTCCCCCCTCACCGTCCGCGTGCAGTCCGTGCTCGCCGAGCAAGAGAACGAGGTGCCCCTGTGA
- a CDS encoding response regulator has protein sequence MTVRALVIDDSRAMRRIVTGILGELGYETRQAGHGQEALDVLHEGWAPDLCTIDWNMPVMDGLQFVHAVRANPAWRTVSLVMVTSESEHGQIVRALAAGAHEYVIKPFTADALRDKLALLGLLPEGVSL, from the coding sequence ATGACCGTGCGTGCTCTGGTGATCGACGACTCCCGCGCCATGCGGCGCATCGTGACCGGCATCCTCGGGGAACTCGGCTACGAGACCCGGCAGGCCGGCCACGGCCAGGAGGCGCTCGACGTCCTCCACGAGGGCTGGGCCCCCGACCTGTGCACCATCGACTGGAACATGCCGGTGATGGACGGCCTGCAGTTCGTCCACGCCGTCCGCGCCAACCCCGCCTGGCGGACGGTGTCGCTGGTGATGGTGACCTCCGAGAGCGAGCACGGCCAGATCGTGCGCGCCCTGGCCGCCGGCGCCCACGAGTACGTCATCAAGCCGTTCACCGCCGACGCGCTGCGCGACAAGCTCGCCCTGCTCGGCCTGCTGCCGGAGGGGGTCTCGCTGTGA
- a CDS encoding response regulator: protein MKILVADDSRVMRQIVIRTLRQAGYDDHDIVEAEDGRDAYDKVRSEAPDLVLSDWNMPNMTGLECLQALRSAGSAVPFGFVTSEGSADMREKAADAGALFLIAKPFTEETFRENLDGVIA, encoded by the coding sequence GTGAAGATCCTGGTCGCCGACGACAGCCGCGTGATGCGGCAGATCGTCATCCGCACCCTGCGTCAGGCCGGTTACGACGACCACGACATCGTCGAGGCCGAGGACGGCCGCGACGCCTACGACAAGGTCCGCTCGGAGGCCCCCGACCTGGTCCTCTCCGACTGGAACATGCCGAACATGACCGGCCTGGAGTGCCTGCAGGCGCTGCGCTCCGCGGGGTCGGCCGTGCCGTTCGGCTTCGTCACCTCGGAGGGGTCGGCGGACATGCGGGAGAAGGCCGCCGACGCCGGCGCGCTCTTCCTCATCGCCAAGCCGTTCACCGAGGAGACCTTCCGCGAGAACCTGGACGGGGTGATCGCGTGA
- a CDS encoding protein-glutamate methylesterase/protein-glutamine glutaminase: MDPIRVMVVDDSVVVRKIVTDVLSADPGIEVVGTAVNGRLALAKIDALRPDLVTMDIEMPEMNGIEAVRAIRAGRNRVPIVMFSTLTERGASATLDALSAGANDYVTKPANVGSVAQSMESVREQLIPKIKALTGRPVTGLPRPAAAPVAVRPPAPRTAPHKAPAVLVIGSSTGGPEALAKVLPALPASLPVPVLLVQHMPPVFTRQFAQRLDRLCALRVVEAADGSPLLPGTVHLAPGDHHLTVRGSGRGATTTLSQGPPENFCRPAVDPLFRSAVTAYDGGVLAVVLTGMGSDGRTGAGAVRDAGGTVVVQDQATSVVWGMPGAVASAGLADEVLPLDRVAEAITRHLARALPGTPPAAQILARGAAR, encoded by the coding sequence GTGGACCCGATCCGGGTGATGGTGGTCGACGACTCGGTCGTCGTCCGGAAGATCGTGACCGACGTGCTGTCCGCCGACCCGGGCATCGAGGTCGTGGGCACGGCGGTCAACGGCAGGCTCGCGCTGGCCAAGATCGACGCGCTGCGGCCCGACCTGGTCACCATGGACATCGAGATGCCGGAGATGAACGGCATCGAGGCGGTCCGCGCCATCCGCGCCGGCCGCAACCGCGTGCCGATCGTCATGTTCAGCACGCTCACCGAGCGCGGCGCCTCGGCCACCCTGGACGCGCTCTCGGCCGGCGCCAACGACTACGTCACCAAGCCGGCCAACGTCGGCAGCGTCGCGCAGTCGATGGAGAGCGTGCGCGAGCAGCTCATCCCCAAGATCAAGGCCCTCACCGGCCGCCCGGTCACCGGGCTGCCCCGGCCCGCTGCCGCACCGGTCGCCGTGCGGCCGCCGGCGCCCCGGACCGCGCCGCACAAGGCGCCCGCGGTCCTGGTGATCGGCTCCTCGACCGGCGGCCCCGAGGCCCTGGCCAAGGTGCTGCCGGCGCTCCCGGCGAGCCTCCCGGTGCCGGTGCTGCTGGTGCAGCACATGCCGCCGGTCTTCACCCGCCAGTTCGCCCAGCGGCTCGACCGGCTGTGCGCCCTGCGCGTGGTCGAGGCCGCCGACGGCTCGCCGCTGCTCCCGGGCACCGTGCACCTGGCCCCCGGTGACCACCACCTCACCGTCCGCGGCTCCGGCCGCGGCGCGACGACGACCCTGTCGCAGGGTCCGCCGGAGAACTTCTGCCGCCCCGCCGTCGACCCGCTGTTCCGCTCCGCGGTGACCGCCTACGACGGCGGCGTCCTGGCCGTGGTCCTGACCGGCATGGGCTCCGACGGCCGCACCGGCGCCGGCGCCGTGCGCGACGCCGGCGGCACCGTCGTCGTCCAGGACCAGGCGACGTCGGTCGTCTGGGGCATGCCCGGCGCCGTCGCCTCCGCCGGCCTCGCCGACGAGGTCCTGCCGCTGGACCGCGTGGCCGAGGCGATCACCCGCCACCTCGCCCGGGCCCTGCCCGGCACCCCGCCCGCCGCCCAGATCCTCGCGAGGGGAGCAGCCCGATGA